The proteins below come from a single Branchiostoma floridae strain S238N-H82 chromosome 5, Bfl_VNyyK, whole genome shotgun sequence genomic window:
- the LOC118415751 gene encoding inactive selenide, water dikinase-like protein, whose translation MDSCVVPLRQGGLSLVQTTDFFYPLVDDPYMQGKIACANVLSDLYAMGVKTCDNMLMLLGVSNKMSDKERDTVVPLIIRGFKDLAEEAGTMVQGGQTVLNPWVTIGGVATTVCPPNEFIEPGNAVVGDVLVLTKPLGTQVAVNAHQWLDEPERWNRIRLVVSEEDVERAYQESMFLMSKLNRTAAKLMHKYNAHGATDITGFGLLGHAKNLVQHQKNEVSFTIHNLPVIAKMAAVAKACGNMFQLLQGYSAETSGGLLICLPREQAASFCKDIEGEDKLQSWIIGIVEKGQRKARIIDKPRVIEVTPKIA comes from the exons ATGGACAGCTGCGTGGTCCCCCTGCGCCAAGGTGGACTCTCCCTGGTGCAAACTACAGACTTCTTCTACCCACTGGTTGATGACCCTTACATGCAG GGAAAGATCGCGTGTGCGAATGTGCTAAGTGACCTGTACGCCATGGGTGTGAAGACGTGCGACAACATGCTGATGTTGCTGGGTGTGAGCAACAAGATGTCAGACAAGGAGAGGGACACCGTGGTACCACTCATCATCAGGGGCTTCAAG GACCTTGCAGAAGAAGCGGGCACCATGGTACAGGGAGGACAGACTGTTCTGAACCCTTGGGTCACTATCGGTGGGGTGGCCACTACCGTCTGCCCACCCAACGAGTTCATCGA GCCTGGTAATGCGGTGGTCGGTGACGTGCTGGTGCTGACCAAGCCTCTCGGCACGCAGGTCGCAGTCAACGCTCACCAGTGGTTGGACGAG CCTGAGAGGTGGAACCGGATCCGTCTGGTTGTGTCAGAAGAGGATGTGGAGAGAGCGTACCAGGAGTCCATGTTCCTGATGTCCAAGCTGAACAGGACAG CTGCCAAACTGATGCACAAGTACAACGCACACGGCGCCACAGACATCACGGGATTCGGGCTCCTGGGTCACGCCAAGAACCTGGTCCAGCACCAGAAGAACGAGGTCTCCTTCACCATCCACAACCTCCCCGTCATCGCCAAGATGGCCGCCGTGGCGAAGGCGTGCGGGAACATGTTCCAGCTTCTACAGGGGTACTCTGCCGAAACATCGG GAGGATTGTTGATCTGTCTCCCTCGCGAGCAGGCTGCATCGTTCTGCAAGGACATTGAGGGCGAAGACAAACTACAGTCCTGGATCATCGGCATTGTGGAGAAGGGCCAGCGCAAGGCTCGCATCATCGACAAGCCCAGAGTTATCGAAGTCACCCCAAAGATAGCGTAG
- the LOC118416251 gene encoding general transcription factor 3C polypeptide 1-like: MSRPGTSTDVSETVPQSATVTSDTEEPSQGISGEMLGIEGGQTKLDQPLQEDSDNKALQDSEEAEQTKDADILPSETDGKEGSREERKLRPRLPKTSSPGRRKDKPETALQAQMQASKYGVYEPVAFLSQPWRAVDGSVNMRVLETMLQGLLLRILQKPGISQTAVLQHVQTVLPAMAALQLLQMLQAMGCITVRHVRRAPKARLFSAPVSLVEGKGDEDEVYYEPTADAILKLAEISLQN, encoded by the exons ATGTCACGGCCGGGAACATCAACGGACGTTTCAGAAACAGTTCCACAGTCAGCTACAGTTACATCGGATACTGAGGAACCGTCTCAAGGAATTAGTGGTGAAATGTTGGGGATAGAAGGTGGACAGACAAAACTAGACCAACCACTCCAGGAAGACTCCGACAACAAGGCCCTTCAAGACTCTGAAGAAGCGGAGCAGACCAAGGATGCAGACATCTTACCTTCTGAGACAGATGGCAAAGAAGGAAGTAGAGAGGAAAGAAAATTAAGACCCCGTTTACCAAAGACATCAAGTCCAGGGAGAAGAAAGGACAAACCAGAGACAGCACTACAGGCTCAGATGCAGGCATCCAAATATGG AGTGTACGAGCCCGTTGCGTTCCTGAGCCAGCCGTGGCGTGCAGTGGACGGGTCTGTGAACATGCGGGTGCTGGAGACCATGCTGCAGGGACTGCTGCTGCGGATACTGCAGAAACCTGGCATCTCACAGACAGCCGTGCTGCAGCATGTCCAAACTGTGCTGCCTGCGATGGCAGCATTACAGCTACTACAG ATGCTGCAGGCCATGGGCTGTATCACTGTCAGACATGTCAGAAGGGCACCCAAAGCCAGGCTCTTCTCTGCACCAGTCTCACTGGTAGAAG GAAAAGGAGACGAGGACGAAGTGTACTACGAGCCAACAGCAGACGCCATCCTCAAGCTGGCTGAGATTTCTCTTCAAAACTAA